The Oxalobacteraceae bacterium OTU3CINTB1 genome includes a window with the following:
- a CDS encoding 2Fe-2S iron-sulfur cluster-binding protein, whose translation MGGTVTLAGQGWRFGAEAPATVLEAAERAGVRLPSSCRNGTCRTCICLSKSGTVRYKIEWPGLSLDEKREGYILPCVAVAEGDLVIVAPAAKRLDDQGPDQTTETRRAD comes from the coding sequence ATGGGCGGCACGGTGACATTGGCGGGGCAGGGCTGGCGGTTCGGCGCGGAGGCGCCGGCGACCGTGCTGGAAGCGGCCGAGCGGGCCGGCGTGCGCTTGCCCAGTTCGTGCCGCAACGGCACCTGCCGCACCTGCATCTGCCTGAGCAAAAGCGGCACGGTGCGCTACAAGATCGAGTGGCCCGGACTGAGCCTGGACGAGAAGCGCGAAGGATATATCTTGCCGTGCGTTGCCGTGGCGGAGGGCGATCTGGTGATCGTGGCGCCGGCGGCAAAGCGCCTCGACGACCAGGGACCTGACCAAACCACGGAGACACGTAGGGCGGATTAG
- a CDS encoding TetR/AcrR family transcriptional regulator: MNLPLKLTDRKRQAVVDAAIAEFRASGFEATSMDKIAATAGVSKRTVYNHFPSKDELFAQILHELWTSTTALMETPYVPELPLRQQLMEILGKKMAMLQDAYFLDLARVAIAETIHSPARAHEMVARLSAKEEAVTQWLRAAQADGKLREADPAMASQMLQGQLKTFAFWPQVTLNQPQLDAATQQKVIETAVDMFLAYYGPGTEVKA, encoded by the coding sequence ATGAACCTTCCCCTCAAGCTCACCGACCGTAAGCGCCAGGCCGTCGTCGACGCCGCCATTGCGGAGTTCCGCGCCAGCGGTTTCGAAGCCACCAGCATGGACAAGATCGCCGCCACGGCCGGCGTGTCGAAACGCACCGTCTACAACCACTTCCCCAGTAAAGACGAACTGTTCGCGCAAATATTGCATGAGTTATGGACCAGCACGACCGCGTTGATGGAAACGCCGTATGTGCCGGAGTTGCCGCTGCGACAACAGCTAATGGAGATTCTTGGCAAAAAGATGGCGATGCTGCAGGACGCCTACTTCCTGGACCTGGCGCGGGTGGCGATCGCCGAAACGATCCACTCGCCGGCGCGCGCCCACGAGATGGTGGCGCGGCTCAGCGCCAAGGAGGAAGCCGTCACGCAATGGCTGCGCGCGGCGCAGGCCGACGGCAAGCTGCGCGAGGCCGACCCGGCCATGGCCTCGCAGATGCTGCAAGGACAGCTCAAAACCTTCGCCTTCTGGCCGCAAGTTACGCTAAACCAGCCGCAACTGGACGCGGCCACGCAGCAAAAGGTGATCGAGACCGCCGTCGACATGTTCCTGGCCTACTACGGCCCCGGGACCGAAGTAAAAGCCTAG
- a CDS encoding MBL fold metallo-hydrolase: MPYQTAIAKSPADLDGLDGLSVPTAPRTRTGKFRNPVKMHAMGLMQGLGLMLRVLFDKPADTVPRQAIPVHAITQRQLLDAPDRTLFRLGHSTVLLKLDGNFWLTDPVFSERASPVQWAGPKRFHKPPISIDELPPIKGIILSHDHYDHLDKAAVLKLAAKTEHFITPLGVGDRLIAWGIPRAKVRQLSWWQSTQVAGLKLVATPAQHFSGRGLNDRNKTLWASFVIEDRGLKVFFSGDSGYFDGFKEIGRKFGPFDLTMVETGAYDPQWPDVHMQPEESLQAHIDLQGKVMMPIHNGTFDLSMHAWHDPFNRISELAAERRLPLATPEIGLALDITQPALDGKWWVPLVERETAAAEAAAASA, encoded by the coding sequence ATGCCTTATCAAACCGCTATCGCCAAATCCCCCGCCGATCTCGACGGCCTTGACGGCCTGTCCGTGCCCACCGCCCCGCGCACGCGCACCGGCAAGTTCCGCAATCCGGTCAAGATGCATGCGATGGGCCTGATGCAGGGCCTGGGCCTGATGTTGCGGGTGCTGTTCGATAAGCCGGCCGACACCGTGCCGCGCCAGGCCATTCCCGTTCACGCGATCACGCAGCGCCAGTTATTGGATGCTCCGGATCGCACCCTGTTCCGCCTCGGCCATTCGACCGTGTTGCTCAAGCTCGACGGCAACTTCTGGCTGACCGATCCGGTGTTCTCCGAGCGCGCCTCGCCGGTGCAGTGGGCCGGTCCGAAGCGCTTCCACAAGCCGCCGATCAGCATCGACGAACTGCCGCCGATCAAGGGCATCATCCTGTCGCACGACCATTACGACCATCTGGACAAGGCGGCGGTGCTCAAGCTGGCGGCCAAGACCGAACACTTCATCACGCCGCTGGGCGTGGGCGACCGCCTGATCGCCTGGGGCATCCCGCGCGCCAAGGTGCGCCAGTTGAGCTGGTGGCAGAGCACGCAGGTGGCCGGCCTGAAGCTGGTGGCGACGCCGGCCCAGCATTTCTCGGGCCGCGGCTTGAACGACCGCAACAAGACGCTGTGGGCCTCGTTCGTCATCGAGGACCGTGGCCTGAAGGTGTTTTTCAGCGGCGATAGCGGTTACTTCGATGGCTTCAAGGAGATCGGGCGCAAATTCGGCCCATTCGACCTGACCATGGTGGAGACCGGCGCCTACGATCCGCAATGGCCGGACGTCCATATGCAGCCGGAGGAGTCGTTGCAGGCGCATATCGACTTGCAGGGCAAGGTCATGATGCCGATCCATAACGGCACCTTCGATTTGTCGATGCACGCGTGGCACGACCCGTTCAACCGGATTTCGGAGTTGGCGGCCGAGCGCAGGCTGCCGCTGGCGACGCCGGAGATCGGCCTTGCGCTCGACATCACGCAGCCGGCGCTGGACGGCAAATGGTGGGTGCCGCTGGTGGAGCGGGAAACGGCCGCCGCCGAAGCCGCCGCAGCGAGCGCCTAG
- a CDS encoding MoaD/ThiS family protein, which yields MAQLIFTQQLGRFMTVPQVETDAADLRGALDQAFDAHPRLRGYVLDEQGCLRENVVIFIDGQRARERERLNDALAPLSKVYILQALSGG from the coding sequence ATGGCGCAACTGATTTTTACCCAGCAACTGGGTCGATTCATGACCGTGCCGCAGGTGGAGACCGACGCGGCCGATCTACGCGGCGCCCTCGACCAGGCCTTCGACGCCCATCCGAGGCTGCGCGGCTACGTGCTCGACGAGCAGGGCTGCCTGCGCGAGAACGTGGTCATCTTCATTGACGGCCAGCGCGCCCGTGAACGCGAGCGCTTGAACGACGCGCTCGCGCCCCTGTCCAAAGTCTATATCTTGCAAGCACTATCAGGAGGCTGA
- a CDS encoding ABC transporter permease, translated as MSRLEKRPEPSRRMMLASPLIAAAAMLLTGSVLFFFLGQEPLRAFHVYFIKPWTTLYGVGELLLKATPLILCGVGLAIGFRASVANIGADGQLTIGAIAAGAVALYFDQVEAWWVLPLMLAAGALGGMLWAAIPALLRTRFNTSEILVSLMLVYVAYHLLSYLVHGPMRDPDGFNFPQSKMFSESATLPLLVEGLRVNAAFILSLLAAAAAWFFCKHTFAGYRMQVSGMAPAAALYAGFSEPRNVWLAFMVSGALAGVAGVGEVAGPLGQMQPSVSAGYGFAAIIVAYVGRLHPLGVVLSALLMSLLYIGGETAQIELQVPSAITGMFQGLLLFYLLAADLFIHYRFKPRKRHLPAVVGEAA; from the coding sequence ATGTCCAGGCTTGAAAAACGTCCGGAACCTTCGCGCCGCATGATGCTGGCGTCGCCGCTGATCGCCGCGGCGGCCATGCTGTTGACCGGCTCCGTATTGTTCTTCTTCCTCGGGCAGGAGCCGCTGCGCGCCTTCCACGTGTATTTCATCAAGCCGTGGACCACGTTGTACGGCGTGGGCGAGCTGCTGCTGAAGGCCACGCCGCTGATCCTGTGCGGCGTGGGGCTGGCGATCGGCTTTCGCGCCAGCGTCGCTAACATCGGCGCCGATGGCCAGCTGACCATCGGCGCGATCGCCGCCGGCGCCGTGGCGCTGTACTTCGACCAGGTCGAGGCCTGGTGGGTGCTGCCGCTGATGCTGGCCGCCGGAGCGCTGGGCGGCATGCTGTGGGCGGCCATACCGGCGCTGCTGCGCACCCGCTTCAACACCAGCGAAATCCTGGTCAGCCTGATGCTGGTGTACGTGGCTTATCATCTACTGAGTTATCTGGTGCACGGGCCGATGCGCGATCCGGACGGCTTCAATTTCCCGCAGTCGAAGATGTTCAGCGAGTCCGCCACCTTGCCGCTGCTGGTGGAGGGGCTGCGGGTCAACGCCGCCTTCATCCTGTCGCTGCTCGCGGCGGCGGCGGCCTGGTTCTTCTGCAAGCACACCTTTGCCGGCTACCGCATGCAGGTCAGCGGCATGGCGCCGGCCGCCGCGCTGTACGCGGGCTTCAGCGAACCGCGCAATGTGTGGCTGGCGTTCATGGTCAGCGGCGCGCTGGCCGGCGTGGCCGGCGTGGGCGAGGTGGCCGGTCCGCTGGGGCAGATGCAGCCGTCGGTGTCGGCCGGTTACGGCTTCGCGGCGATCATCGTCGCCTATGTCGGCCGCCTGCATCCGCTGGGCGTGGTGCTGTCGGCGTTGTTGATGTCGCTGCTGTACATCGGCGGCGAGACCGCACAGATCGAGCTGCAGGTGCCGTCGGCGATCACCGGCATGTTCCAGGGATTGCTGCTGTTTTACCTGCTGGCGGCCGACCTGTTTATCCACTACCGGTTCAAACCGCGCAAGCGTCATCTGCCTGCTGTCGTTGGAGAAGCCGCATGA
- a CDS encoding methyl-accepting chemotaxis protein gives MRTNTPVTQNEYIMEDGKTIVSSTDLQGNINYANPYFIDVSGFTEEELMGAPQNIVRHPDMPVEAFADLWATIKDGMPWTGLVKNRCKNGDYYWVLANVTPVIEQGKPVGYLSVRTKPTREQVRAADELYRQFKAGNPRRMRIVNGKGVSTGIAARLSGLMTMSLAAQIGLTCALVCGTLALLAACLLGLGGATLAGASGWLGGLALLSMAAMGLFGRSLYANVALPLGHATKAARMMAGGDLTANIEVRRDDEVGRLLAALRQTNINLHSIIGDVRANFEEISQATGEIANGNLDLSGRTESQASSLQQTAASMEQLTSTVQQSATNVASANDLADHAKQVAAQGGSIVSQVVSTMGDISASSNKILDIIGLIDGIAFQTNILALNAAVEAARAGEQGRGFAVVASEVRGLAQRSATAAKEIKTLIDMSISKVQAGTVLTNSAGVTMGEVIESVSKVSAVMGEISNSTREQSTGIGQVNQAVIQIDDITQQNAALVEEAAAAAGNLAQQTRCVSQAMAVFKLQNAKRVARAPLPVAPKPPARAKPKLVAVG, from the coding sequence ATGCGCACCAATACTCCAGTCACCCAAAACGAATACATCATGGAAGATGGCAAGACCATCGTCTCCAGCACGGATTTGCAAGGCAATATCAACTACGCCAATCCCTATTTCATCGACGTCAGCGGCTTCACCGAGGAAGAACTGATGGGCGCGCCGCAGAACATCGTGCGCCATCCGGACATGCCGGTCGAAGCCTTTGCCGACCTGTGGGCGACCATCAAGGACGGCATGCCGTGGACCGGCCTGGTGAAGAACCGCTGCAAGAACGGCGACTACTATTGGGTGCTGGCCAACGTCACGCCGGTGATCGAGCAGGGCAAGCCGGTCGGCTACCTGTCGGTGCGCACCAAGCCGACGCGCGAGCAGGTGCGCGCGGCCGACGAGCTGTACCGGCAGTTCAAGGCCGGCAATCCGCGCCGCATGCGCATCGTCAACGGCAAGGGCGTGTCGACCGGCATCGCGGCGCGCCTGTCGGGGTTGATGACGATGTCGCTGGCGGCGCAGATCGGCCTCACGTGCGCGCTGGTGTGCGGGACGCTGGCCTTGCTGGCCGCCTGCCTGCTGGGCCTGGGCGGCGCGACCCTGGCCGGCGCCAGCGGTTGGCTGGGCGGGCTGGCCTTGCTGTCGATGGCGGCCATGGGGCTGTTCGGCCGCAGCCTGTATGCGAATGTGGCGCTGCCGCTGGGACATGCGACCAAGGCGGCGCGCATGATGGCCGGCGGCGATCTGACGGCCAACATCGAGGTGCGCCGCGACGACGAGGTGGGCCGCCTGCTGGCGGCGCTGCGCCAGACCAATATCAACCTGCACAGCATCATCGGCGACGTGCGCGCCAACTTCGAGGAGATTTCGCAGGCCACCGGGGAAATCGCCAACGGCAACCTGGACTTGTCGGGCCGTACCGAGTCGCAGGCGTCGAGCCTGCAGCAGACCGCCGCCAGCATGGAGCAGCTGACGTCGACCGTGCAGCAGAGCGCCACCAATGTGGCCAGCGCCAACGACCTGGCCGACCACGCCAAACAGGTGGCGGCGCAGGGCGGCAGCATCGTCTCGCAGGTAGTCTCGACGATGGGCGACATCAGCGCCTCGTCGAACAAGATCCTCGACATCATCGGCCTGATCGACGGCATCGCCTTCCAGACCAACATCCTGGCGCTCAACGCCGCCGTGGAAGCGGCGCGCGCCGGCGAGCAGGGACGCGGTTTTGCCGTCGTCGCCAGCGAGGTGCGCGGGCTGGCGCAGCGCTCGGCCACGGCCGCCAAGGAAATCAAGACCTTGATCGATATGTCGATCTCCAAGGTGCAGGCGGGCACGGTGCTGACCAACAGCGCCGGCGTGACCATGGGCGAGGTGATCGAGTCGGTCAGCAAGGTGTCGGCGGTGATGGGTGAGATCTCCAATTCCACGCGCGAGCAAAGCACCGGCATCGGCCAGGTCAACCAGGCTGTGATCCAGATCGACGACATCACGCAGCAGAACGCGGCGCTGGTGGAGGAGGCGGCAGCGGCGGCGGGCAACCTGGCGCAGCAGACGCGTTGCGTGTCGCAGGCGATGGCGGTGTTCAAGCTGCAGAACGCCAAGCGCGTGGCGCGCGCGCCGTTGCCGGTGGCGCCCAAACCGCCGGCCAGGGCCAAGCCCAAACTTGTCGCGGTCGGGTGA
- a CDS encoding substrate-binding domain-containing protein, with protein MNLQLLAKFLGMSKTTVSRALNGYPEVNVRTRERVLKAAQEAGYQPNPLARSLALGRTNVFGIIYPLLPSDLGDPMFLDVVSGMSAALEDVGKNLIIAPVSPNAEQRSYQQTVLGRRVDGLVVARTLVRDERVAFLSKSKFPFIAYGRTELDAPYAWFDYDNASGTSMAIERLLAWGHKRVALISAPLEMNFARQRRDSFVASMAAAGLAVDPRYLIDSKLDRRSGYQAMQQLLACSPRPSAVIVDNNIAGIGAVRALRDAGVEMGKEMSIIVWGSMADTLAGANVTTIDQPEPTKAGARMIQMLLALIDGTPASELHELWQPVFLAGTTVGPCLPL; from the coding sequence ATGAATCTTCAGCTCCTGGCAAAGTTCCTCGGCATGTCGAAGACCACTGTGAGCCGGGCGTTAAACGGTTACCCTGAGGTCAATGTCCGGACGCGCGAGCGGGTTTTGAAGGCCGCCCAGGAGGCCGGCTACCAGCCCAATCCGCTCGCGCGCAGCCTCGCGCTGGGCCGCACCAATGTGTTCGGCATCATTTATCCGCTGCTGCCGTCCGACCTGGGCGATCCGATGTTCCTGGATGTGGTGTCCGGCATGTCGGCCGCGCTCGAGGACGTGGGCAAGAACCTGATCATCGCGCCGGTGTCGCCGAACGCCGAGCAACGCTCCTATCAGCAGACCGTTTTGGGCCGCCGTGTCGACGGTTTGGTGGTGGCCCGCACCTTGGTGCGCGACGAGCGCGTCGCCTTCCTCAGCAAATCCAAATTCCCGTTCATCGCCTACGGCCGCACCGAGCTCGACGCCCCGTACGCCTGGTTCGACTATGACAACGCCTCCGGCACCAGCATGGCCATAGAGCGGCTGCTGGCGTGGGGGCACAAGCGCGTGGCCCTGATCAGCGCACCGCTGGAAATGAACTTCGCGCGCCAGCGCCGGGACAGTTTCGTCGCCTCGATGGCGGCGGCGGGCCTGGCTGTCGATCCGCGCTACCTGATCGACAGCAAGCTGGACCGGCGCAGCGGTTACCAGGCGATGCAGCAGTTGCTGGCGTGCTCGCCGCGCCCGAGCGCCGTCATTGTCGACAACAACATCGCCGGCATCGGCGCAGTGCGCGCCTTGCGCGACGCCGGCGTGGAAATGGGCAAGGAAATGTCCATCATCGTCTGGGGCAGCATGGCCGACACCCTGGCCGGCGCCAACGTCACCACCATCGACCAGCCGGAGCCGACCAAGGCCGGCGCGCGCATGATCCAGATGCTGCTGGCGCTGATCGACGGCACGCCGGCGAGCGAATTGCACGAGTTGTGGCAGCCGGTGTTTTTGGCCGGGACGACGGTTGGGCCCTGTTTGCCGCTTTAA
- a CDS encoding exo-alpha-sialidase has translation MSDRAYLATRKGLFELYRTHEAWHVDRQHFLGDPVSMVLPDRRDGTLYAALSLGHFGSKLHRLDPGATDWTEIAAPAFPPKPADSDDKVEWAVKQIWSLAAGGPDQPGVLWAGTLPGGLFRSDDRGDSWRLVEPLWNIPERSQWMGGGYDVPGIHSICVDPRDSRSVLVGVSCGGAWLTSDGGESWAPRARGMVASYMPPELAEVEAVQDPHRIVRCAGEPDKLWCQHHNGIWRSVDNGANWTEVRAAPLSNFGFATAVHPTDGETAWFVPAEADSKRVPPRAALAVTRTIDGGQSFTAWRGGLPQQHCYDLVYRHGLAVSDDGQLLLMGSTTGGAWLSEDGGGQWQTVSTTLPPIYAVSFA, from the coding sequence ATGTCCGACCGCGCCTATCTGGCGACCCGCAAGGGGCTGTTCGAACTCTACCGCACGCACGAGGCGTGGCATGTGGACCGGCAGCATTTTCTTGGCGATCCGGTGTCGATGGTGCTGCCGGACCGGCGCGACGGCACCCTGTACGCGGCGCTGAGCCTGGGCCATTTCGGCAGCAAGCTGCACCGGCTCGATCCGGGCGCGACCGACTGGACCGAGATCGCGGCGCCGGCGTTTCCGCCCAAGCCGGCAGACAGCGACGACAAGGTCGAGTGGGCCGTCAAGCAAATCTGGTCGCTGGCGGCCGGCGGGCCGGACCAGCCTGGCGTGCTATGGGCGGGGACTTTGCCGGGCGGCCTGTTCCGCTCCGACGACCGCGGCGACAGCTGGCGTCTGGTCGAGCCGCTTTGGAACATTCCCGAGCGCAGCCAGTGGATGGGCGGCGGCTACGACGTGCCGGGCATCCATAGCATTTGCGTCGATCCGCGCGACAGCCGCTCGGTGCTGGTGGGCGTGTCGTGCGGCGGCGCCTGGCTGACCAGCGACGGCGGCGAGAGTTGGGCGCCGCGCGCCAGGGGCATGGTGGCGAGCTATATGCCGCCCGAGCTGGCCGAGGTGGAGGCGGTGCAGGACCCGCACCGCATCGTGCGCTGCGCGGGCGAGCCGGACAAGCTGTGGTGCCAGCATCACAACGGCATCTGGCGCAGCGTCGACAACGGCGCCAACTGGACCGAGGTGCGCGCGGCGCCGCTGTCGAATTTCGGTTTCGCCACGGCGGTCCATCCGACGGACGGCGAGACGGCGTGGTTCGTGCCCGCCGAGGCCGACAGCAAGCGCGTGCCGCCGCGCGCGGCGCTGGCCGTCACCCGCACCATCGACGGCGGCCAGAGCTTCACCGCGTGGCGCGGCGGCCTGCCGCAGCAGCATTGCTACGACCTGGTCTACCGGCACGGGCTGGCGGTCAGCGACGACGGCCAGTTGTTGCTGATGGGGTCGACGACCGGCGGCGCCTGGCTGTCGGAGGACGGCGGCGGCCAGTGGCAGACCGTGTCCACCACGTTGCCGCCGATTTACGCGGTCAGCTTCGCCTAG
- a CDS encoding GntR family transcriptional regulator, translating to MSSASSARPQGKRTNAGKAQPAAPAAGKGAPLKRGTTGVDMRIYRAVVNAVMSHRLPPGTHLGEADFCELYQVSRTTVRKALQRLAHDHIIELRPNRGAVIASPTPEQARDIFAARRAIEREIMPLVIRNATPASLRQIRAALEDEDRARRTGDRAGWIRLGGEFHILLAELAGNHVLQRFMGELVSRCSLIIALYEKPGAPMCGNHEHQDLATLIEQGNVAEATHLIEHHLLEIEARLHLDTPHKKVNLAEALSDF from the coding sequence ATGTCATCCGCCAGTTCCGCACGCCCACAAGGCAAACGCACCAACGCAGGCAAGGCCCAACCGGCCGCCCCGGCCGCGGGCAAAGGTGCGCCGCTCAAGCGCGGCACCACCGGCGTCGACATGCGCATCTACCGCGCCGTGGTCAACGCCGTCATGAGCCACCGCCTGCCGCCCGGCACCCATCTGGGCGAAGCCGATTTCTGCGAGCTGTATCAGGTCAGCCGCACCACCGTGCGCAAGGCGCTGCAACGGCTGGCGCACGACCACATCATAGAACTGCGGCCCAACCGCGGCGCCGTCATCGCCTCGCCCACGCCGGAGCAGGCGCGCGACATCTTCGCCGCGCGCCGCGCCATCGAACGCGAGATCATGCCGCTGGTGATACGCAATGCCACACCGGCTTCGCTGCGGCAGATACGCGCAGCCCTTGAAGATGAGGACCGGGCGCGCCGCACCGGCGACCGCGCCGGCTGGATACGTCTGGGCGGCGAGTTCCACATCCTGCTGGCCGAACTGGCCGGCAACCACGTGCTGCAACGCTTCATGGGCGAACTGGTGTCGCGCTGTTCGCTGATCATCGCGCTCTATGAAAAGCCCGGCGCGCCGATGTGCGGCAACCACGAACACCAGGACCTGGCGACCTTGATCGAGCAGGGAAACGTCGCCGAAGCGACGCACCTGATCGAGCACCACTTGCTGGAAATCGAAGCGCGCCTGCACCTGGACACCCCGCACAAAAAAGTGAACCTCGCCGAAGCGCTGTCGGATTTTTGA
- a CDS encoding ABC transporter permease — MIDTALLIAFLASTAGAATPLVVASMGELVTERSGVLNLGMEGMMLVGAVTGFGVTLATGQMWLGLLAAMAAGMAMSLIFGFLVLTLQTNQVATGLALTLFGIGVSAFMGRGFVGQTVERMPQLTFPLLSEMPFVGPLLFRFDGMVYASVALVVLIGWMLARTRLGLVIRAVGESPHSAHAIGFPVIALRYGTVLFGGAMAGLGGAYLSLALTPMWVEGMTAGRGWIALAQVVFATWKPRGVLVGAYLFGGVTVLQFHGQGLGLAIPSEFLSMLPYLATIVVLVIICRNPQTILLNKPMSLGQNFKAD, encoded by the coding sequence ATGATCGATACCGCGCTGTTAATCGCCTTCCTCGCCAGCACGGCGGGCGCCGCCACCCCGCTGGTGGTGGCCTCGATGGGCGAGCTGGTGACCGAACGTTCCGGCGTGCTCAATCTGGGCATGGAGGGCATGATGCTGGTCGGCGCCGTAACGGGCTTCGGCGTCACGCTGGCCACCGGCCAGATGTGGCTCGGGCTTCTCGCGGCGATGGCCGCGGGGATGGCGATGTCGTTGATCTTCGGCTTCCTGGTGCTGACGTTGCAGACCAATCAGGTGGCCACCGGCCTGGCGCTGACGTTGTTCGGCATCGGCGTCTCCGCGTTCATGGGACGCGGCTTCGTCGGGCAGACGGTGGAGCGCATGCCGCAACTGACCTTCCCGCTGCTGTCGGAGATGCCGTTTGTCGGTCCGCTGCTGTTCCGCTTCGACGGCATGGTGTACGCGTCGGTGGCGCTGGTGGTGCTGATCGGCTGGATGCTGGCGCGCACCCGTCTGGGATTGGTGATACGCGCCGTCGGCGAGTCGCCGCACAGCGCCCACGCGATCGGTTTTCCGGTGATCGCGCTGCGCTACGGCACGGTGCTGTTCGGCGGCGCCATGGCCGGTTTGGGCGGCGCCTATCTGTCGCTGGCGCTGACGCCGATGTGGGTGGAGGGCATGACGGCGGGGCGCGGCTGGATCGCGCTGGCGCAGGTAGTGTTTGCGACGTGGAAGCCGCGCGGCGTGCTGGTGGGCGCCTACCTGTTCGGCGGCGTGACGGTGCTGCAGTTCCACGGCCAGGGGCTGGGATTGGCGATTCCGTCGGAGTTCCTGTCGATGCTGCCTTATCTCGCCACCATTGTTGTGCTGGTGATTATCTGCCGTAATCCGCAGACAATCTTGCTCAACAAACCAATGTCGCTGGGGCAGAATTTTAAGGCGGACTGA
- a CDS encoding ABC transporter ATP-binding protein: MKHAPRLQMLGISKIYPSVVANADVNLTVMPGEIHAVLGENGAGKSTLMKIIYGVTKPDDGQVIWEGRQVHINSPHDARKLGIGMVFQHFAVFETLTVAENIALALDEKVTPAELAPRIRAVSEQYGLPLDPLRLVHSMSVGERQRVEIVRCLLQSPRLLIMDEPTSVLTPDAVLKLFESLRRLASEGVSILYISHKLDEIQSLCDKATVLRGGRVSGTANPKQESARSLAELMIGRELPVCVNTPRAPGEVMLSIDGLTVDSEDPFGTRLKDINLDLRGGEIVGIAGISGNGQQELLKAISGERPLRTGAGSIRLGTLDVGALDAARRRQLGLGFVPEERLGRGAAPELSLADNALLTGYLPAANTGMVKNGLIQRGAVRGFARKVIARFNVKCGGDGSAASSLSGGNLQKFIVGREIALAPRVMVFAQPTWGVDVGAAMLIRQAILDMRDQGVAVLVLSEELDELFMLSDRIAVLADGRLSRAVPAADTGINQIGVWMSGDFDYQGADHVQA, translated from the coding sequence ATGAAGCATGCACCCCGCCTGCAGATGCTCGGCATCTCGAAGATATACCCGTCCGTGGTGGCCAACGCCGACGTTAACCTCACCGTGATGCCTGGCGAGATCCATGCGGTGCTGGGCGAGAACGGCGCCGGCAAAAGCACGCTGATGAAGATCATCTACGGCGTGACCAAGCCCGATGACGGCCAGGTGATCTGGGAGGGGCGCCAGGTCCATATCAATTCGCCGCACGACGCGCGCAAGCTGGGCATCGGCATGGTATTCCAGCACTTTGCGGTGTTCGAGACCTTGACGGTGGCCGAAAACATCGCGCTGGCGCTGGACGAGAAGGTGACGCCGGCCGAACTGGCGCCGCGCATCCGCGCCGTCTCGGAACAATACGGCCTGCCGCTCGATCCGCTCCGCCTGGTGCACAGCATGTCGGTGGGCGAGCGGCAGCGGGTGGAGATCGTGCGCTGCCTGTTGCAATCGCCACGGCTGTTGATCATGGACGAGCCGACCTCCGTGCTGACGCCGGACGCGGTGCTCAAATTGTTCGAATCGCTGCGACGCCTTGCCTCCGAAGGGGTCAGCATCCTGTATATCAGCCACAAGCTCGACGAAATCCAGTCGCTGTGCGACAAGGCGACGGTGCTGCGCGGCGGGCGCGTGTCCGGCACCGCCAACCCGAAACAGGAAAGCGCGCGCTCGCTGGCCGAGTTGATGATCGGGCGCGAGCTGCCGGTGTGCGTCAACACGCCGCGCGCGCCGGGCGAGGTGATGCTCTCCATCGATGGCCTGACCGTGGACAGCGAAGACCCTTTCGGCACGCGGCTCAAGGACATCAACCTGGACCTGCGCGGCGGCGAGATCGTCGGCATCGCCGGCATCTCCGGCAACGGCCAGCAGGAGCTGTTGAAGGCCATCTCCGGCGAGCGTCCGCTGCGGACAGGCGCCGGCAGCATCCGCCTCGGCACGCTGGACGTCGGCGCGCTGGACGCCGCGCGCCGCCGCCAGCTCGGGCTGGGCTTCGTGCCGGAGGAGCGCCTTGGACGCGGCGCGGCGCCGGAGCTGTCGCTGGCCGATAACGCGCTGCTGACCGGCTATCTGCCGGCCGCCAACACCGGCATGGTGAAAAACGGCCTGATACAGCGCGGCGCGGTGCGCGGCTTCGCGCGCAAGGTGATCGCCCGCTTCAACGTCAAGTGCGGCGGCGATGGATCGGCCGCCTCCAGCCTTTCGGGCGGCAATCTGCAAAAGTTCATCGTCGGCCGCGAGATCGCGCTGGCGCCCAGGGTGATGGTGTTCGCGCAGCCGACATGGGGCGTGGACGTCGGCGCCGCCATGCTGATACGCCAGGCCATCCTCGACATGCGCGACCAGGGCGTGGCGGTACTGGTTCTGTCCGAGGAGCTCGACGAATTATTCATGCTGAGCGACCGCATCGCGGTGCTGGCCGACGGCCGCCTGTCGCGCGCCGTGCCGGCCGCCGACACCGGCATCAACCAGATCGGCGTGTGGATGAGCGGCGACTTCGACTACCAGGGAGCTGACCATGTCCAGGCTTGA